The following coding sequences lie in one Pontibacter sp. G13 genomic window:
- a CDS encoding OmpA family protein produces MKYFLCTLVLALAGPMGWAQVDHRLTHVYFDSDDYRLTLDDKDSLRAFLTTLPDTIELDYHLYGHTDSDHSDAYNLVLSRNRCEGVEYFLKEMGIADSSIFIHPFGEKYPIGTNETDIGKQKNRRTDLYVVFQIPAQLDSSLTDTIQIETALADNSPNRTRKRRKKKRRRTILVNGEPTPCEEGEITLTLPKGTLIEMDQCDYYGNRRELELTELLDGENLRESGITTMNTDGNPLVSAGMFRVDQPDSVCSTVYLPIQEDWMARMPFSLWNGNNSGTWSAAKDMTIEQVRRNGQLYNKFEVCGKSFINLDFLLKDFWQQMEDQEQQMMADTREEGDEEDEFIEDPFRRKPIRAMFKVKGRMKIHEVRLSSDRPLVLYAMKPNINGSRRKVIFDVPFPDADPQVFAEAQDGQGNELVMPYDFLEGLPYKWVRKKVKDRNGFERKVRVRKYFLTMADFEPKTPEETVAAR; encoded by the coding sequence ATGAAATATTTCTTGTGCACCTTGGTATTGGCTCTTGCCGGGCCGATGGGGTGGGCGCAGGTCGATCATCGACTTACGCATGTGTACTTCGACAGCGATGACTATCGCTTGACCCTTGATGACAAGGATTCCCTTCGGGCATTCCTCACGACACTGCCAGATACCATTGAGCTAGATTATCACCTCTACGGCCATACCGATAGCGACCATTCGGATGCATACAACTTGGTCCTCTCTCGCAATCGCTGCGAAGGAGTGGAGTATTTTTTGAAGGAAATGGGAATTGCGGATTCTTCCATTTTCATTCACCCATTCGGAGAAAAATATCCCATTGGAACAAATGAGACCGATATCGGGAAACAGAAAAACCGTCGGACAGATTTGTATGTCGTATTTCAAATTCCCGCTCAGCTGGATTCCTCCCTCACTGATACGATCCAGATAGAAACGGCCCTTGCTGACAATTCGCCTAACCGAACCAGAAAGCGCCGAAAGAAAAAGCGTCGCCGCACCATCCTAGTCAACGGAGAGCCTACTCCTTGCGAAGAGGGCGAGATCACACTCACGCTTCCCAAGGGTACACTCATCGAAATGGATCAATGCGATTATTATGGTAACCGGAGAGAGCTGGAATTGACAGAATTGCTGGACGGAGAAAATCTCCGCGAATCGGGAATCACCACCATGAATACCGACGGGAATCCGCTGGTATCTGCCGGGATGTTTCGAGTGGATCAACCCGATTCTGTCTGCTCGACCGTGTATTTGCCGATTCAGGAGGATTGGATGGCAAGAATGCCTTTTTCGCTGTGGAATGGCAATAACTCAGGTACTTGGTCAGCAGCAAAGGACATGACCATTGAGCAGGTTCGCAGAAATGGCCAATTGTACAACAAGTTTGAGGTCTGTGGCAAATCTTTCATCAACCTCGATTTCCTGCTCAAGGATTTTTGGCAGCAAATGGAGGATCAGGAGCAGCAGATGATGGCAGATACGAGAGAAGAGGGGGATGAGGAAGATGAATTCATCGAAGACCCTTTCCGCAGAAAACCCATCCGGGCGATGTTCAAGGTCAAGGGCCGCATGAAAATCCACGAGGTTCGGCTCTCCAGCGATCGACCATTGGTGCTGTATGCCATGAAGCCCAATATTAACGGAAGTAGGCGGAAAGTGATATTTGATGTGCCCTTTCCGGATGCTGATCCTCAGGTGTTCGCAGAGGCTCAAGACGGTCAAGGTAATGAGCTGGTTATGCCCTATGACTTTTTGGAAGGCCTCCCCTACAAGTGGGTCCGCAAGAAAGTCAAAGACCGGAATGGCTTTGAACGGAAGGTGCGTGTCCGCAAATACTTCTTGACAATGGCAGATTTTGAGCCCAAAACTCCCGAAGAGACAGTGGCCGCTCGATAG
- a CDS encoding BrxA/BrxB family bacilliredoxin translates to MYPPELTAPMAAELNDAGLASLSTTEQVDEVLQNQQGTTLVVVNSVCGCAAGAARPGVIDSLNASEQKPDHIYTVFAGVDTAATKKVREYLLPYPPSSPAIALFKDGQLVHMVERHHIEGRSAQMISHHLQAMYQEFC, encoded by the coding sequence ATGTATCCTCCTGAGTTGACCGCACCTATGGCGGCTGAATTGAATGATGCCGGACTCGCTTCTCTGTCTACTACCGAGCAAGTGGATGAAGTGCTGCAAAATCAGCAAGGAACGACTTTGGTCGTCGTGAATTCCGTATGCGGATGTGCTGCTGGTGCTGCCCGTCCTGGTGTAATCGATTCTTTGAACGCTAGCGAGCAGAAGCCTGACCATATCTACACCGTATTTGCTGGGGTAGATACCGCTGCTACCAAAAAGGTACGTGAGTACTTGTTGCCATATCCTCCATCCTCTCCAGCGATTGCGTTGTTCAAGGACGGACAATTGGTGCACATGGTAGAGCGTCATCACATCGAAGGACGTTCCGCTCAGATGATTTCTCATCATCTTCAGGCGATGTACCAAGAGTTCTGCTAA
- the hpt gene encoding hypoxanthine phosphoribosyltransferase translates to MQKPESSIHPSKVQVHDLTFDLLIHEREIHQRVAELGQLLNEAYVGERPLFVVVLNGSFLFAADLVRHLEMNPEVQFVALASYGNLLESSGEVKIQYGHHLDVKDRHVILVEDIVDSGKTMDMYREQLRLENPASLRLVSLLFKPDSYLGQEPPDWIGFEIPPAFVVGYGMDYAQHGRELRSIYHLVEASES, encoded by the coding sequence ATGCAGAAACCAGAATCCTCCATACATCCATCAAAGGTTCAGGTACACGATCTGACCTTCGATCTCTTGATTCACGAGCGCGAAATCCATCAGCGTGTGGCTGAATTGGGCCAATTACTAAACGAAGCCTATGTGGGCGAGCGACCTCTTTTCGTGGTAGTGCTCAATGGCTCCTTCCTATTCGCAGCTGATCTCGTCCGCCATTTGGAGATGAATCCCGAAGTACAATTTGTCGCGCTCGCATCCTATGGCAACCTCCTCGAAAGTAGTGGCGAGGTCAAAATCCAATATGGTCACCATCTGGATGTCAAGGACCGCCATGTCATTCTCGTGGAAGACATCGTCGACTCCGGCAAGACCATGGATATGTATCGAGAGCAACTGCGTCTGGAAAACCCCGCTTCTCTTAGGCTCGTCAGCCTGCTGTTCAAGCCCGATTCCTATTTAGGTCAAGAGCCACCTGACTGGATCGGTTTTGAAATTCCTCCTGCTTTTGTCGTCGGATATGGGATGGATTATGCCCAGCATGGGCGAGAGCTTCGAAGCATCTATCATTTGGTGGAAGCATCTGAATCCTGA
- a CDS encoding amidophosphoribosyltransferase: MSELIKHECGIGLIRLLKPLEYYQEKYGSALWGLNKMYLLMEKQRNRGQDGAGLAVVKMNTKPGRPYMNRIRDNQTNPWTNIFKQVDGELEAFQQNYPETFSEAEELKLNFRFAGEAMLGHLRYGTHGSYGIENCHPVVRNSEYVNRSLALAGNFNLTNVGYLFQKLVELGQHPKYMTDTETVLERIGHFLDVANEHLYDKFKKSGYTRNEITKLISSEMNLVKVLKNAAKPWDGGYVIGGIVGNGDAFVVRDPNGIRPCYYYHNDEFVVAASERSTISTVFNLRPFDIQELAPGHIMSIKAQSNQIKIKPFTKPDKKLSCSFERIYFSRGTDVKIYKERKQLGREVVPQVLKSIDYDLDNTVFGYIPNTAETAFWGMVKEVEQYLNDQKVEWIKDLGKNANPEEISRIINIRPRVEKVIIKDVKMRTFIADDSSRDDMVAHVYDVTRGIIRNEQDNLVLIDDSIVRGTTLKKSILQIIARLRPKKIVIVSSAPQIRYPDCYGIDMSQIEKLVAFQAAIELLKERGQEKVIDKVYRKIMAMKAEDTLHERNVVQDIYAPFTEEEISQKITEIVCPKDFPIETEIVYLPLEKLSKAIPDHLGDWYFSGNYPTPGGNRIVNQAYLNFYEGKSERAYQVV; the protein is encoded by the coding sequence GTGAGTGAACTCATTAAACATGAATGTGGCATTGGCCTGATTCGCCTGTTGAAACCGCTGGAATATTACCAGGAGAAATACGGTTCTGCGCTATGGGGCCTCAACAAGATGTACTTGTTGATGGAAAAGCAGCGCAACCGCGGGCAGGACGGAGCTGGTCTCGCAGTCGTGAAAATGAATACGAAACCCGGTCGTCCCTACATGAATCGTATTCGGGACAACCAAACCAATCCTTGGACCAACATCTTCAAGCAAGTGGACGGGGAGTTGGAAGCCTTTCAGCAAAACTATCCTGAGACCTTCTCAGAAGCTGAAGAGCTGAAGCTCAACTTTCGCTTTGCGGGAGAGGCAATGTTGGGACACCTTCGATATGGTACCCATGGTAGCTACGGAATCGAAAACTGCCACCCGGTGGTTCGAAATTCTGAGTACGTGAATCGGAGCCTTGCACTCGCCGGGAACTTCAACCTTACCAACGTGGGCTACCTCTTCCAGAAATTGGTGGAGCTTGGGCAACATCCCAAATACATGACCGATACAGAAACCGTCTTGGAGCGGATCGGACATTTCTTGGATGTGGCCAATGAGCACCTGTACGATAAGTTCAAGAAGAGCGGATATACACGCAACGAAATCACCAAGCTGATCTCCTCCGAGATGAATTTGGTGAAAGTGCTGAAAAATGCCGCTAAACCTTGGGATGGTGGTTACGTGATTGGAGGAATTGTGGGGAATGGAGATGCATTCGTAGTACGTGATCCTAATGGTATCCGTCCTTGCTATTATTACCACAACGATGAGTTTGTGGTAGCTGCATCGGAGCGATCCACGATCTCTACGGTATTCAATCTGCGTCCATTTGATATTCAGGAATTGGCTCCCGGGCACATCATGAGTATCAAGGCACAATCCAACCAGATCAAGATCAAACCATTTACCAAGCCTGACAAGAAATTGTCCTGCTCCTTTGAGCGGATCTATTTCTCCCGCGGTACAGATGTGAAGATCTACAAGGAACGCAAGCAGCTTGGCCGCGAGGTGGTACCTCAAGTGCTGAAAAGCATCGATTACGATCTCGACAACACGGTATTTGGATATATTCCCAACACCGCTGAGACTGCGTTCTGGGGAATGGTCAAGGAGGTAGAGCAATATCTCAATGACCAAAAGGTCGAATGGATCAAGGATCTTGGCAAGAATGCCAATCCTGAGGAGATTTCCAGAATCATCAATATCCGTCCTCGGGTGGAGAAGGTGATCATCAAGGATGTGAAGATGCGTACCTTTATCGCCGATGATTCATCGCGCGACGATATGGTGGCACACGTCTACGATGTGACTCGGGGGATCATTCGCAATGAGCAGGACAATCTGGTATTGATTGATGACTCCATTGTACGGGGTACGACTTTGAAAAAGTCCATTCTCCAGATCATTGCGAGACTTCGACCCAAAAAGATCGTCATCGTTTCTTCTGCCCCTCAGATCCGCTACCCCGATTGCTACGGCATCGACATGTCGCAGATCGAAAAATTGGTGGCTTTTCAAGCGGCTATTGAATTGCTGAAGGAGCGCGGACAGGAAAAGGTTATCGACAAGGTCTACCGCAAGATCATGGCGATGAAGGCGGAAGATACGCTTCACGAACGCAATGTGGTGCAAGATATCTATGCTCCTTTCACGGAGGAGGAGATTTCTCAGAAGATCACCGAGATCGTGTGTCCGAAAGATTTCCCAATCGAAACCGAAATCGTGTACTTGCCTTTGGAAAAATTGTCCAAGGCAATTCCGGATCATTTGGGGGATTGGTACTTCTCCGGAAACTACCCGACTCCCGGCGGAAATCGCATTGTGAATCAGGCATATTTGAATTTCTACGAAGGAAAAAGCGAGCGTGCCTACCAAGTAGTCTAA
- a CDS encoding T9SS type A sorting domain-containing protein, whose amino-acid sequence MRILLLLVWSLGLSQWSMAQSSATHTIRDIQFRNPQDLGNCKDLSPLFEDTVTIHASVVMDGGMAQAAFGRNLWLQDTLGPWGGLNLHTTGVPIPVTGIDVLDLIQGDSIEINGIIRKFGHETIITPLKIQLLVPGRTIIPNPIDIAALNGPVENRPQTGEQWEGAYVELNNLVVDAHLYSSNQNRINLRLRDELGNTLIVGDRFPVLNLPINGGTFTPPPIGTTLSYIRGVISHAANGCFGGTGQGYMLFPFDENDWAVQTAPPIISQVIRHPAIPSSTDSVRFSAQIEDPDGQVQHAFLHIRKGVNGTNWQVLPMHPQGPIYRATISSSQLNDGDRFQYYISAMDDDSTLSYYPTNGLTQPAIFTVRDGGLIIPDLQYTPYMDGNSPYLGQQVTVHGIVTATDLPGDLGKIYMQDPLATSWAGISISGTATIETVQRGDHIQVTGMVAERGGRTELIGVTNLHIISTGNPIPNPTIAAPDQFSIYNGTTTEPYESMLITLRHPQGQSLYVNDPNPDSNNGNNFGEYRVGLNPALSTIGCRILAGRTTSDDIVSSLYVSFVNDSAWVFESGELQVPACIVALGDTLEEITGIMTYDFGNMKLLPRNNADVIAYRGANCLDGSVSVEKPIRSNWNLYPNPAERIVHLSGWEAGAPLTLEVFDLAGGKVLQRDIPAHQTDFRWDISELASGTYVLRMGPEYLPKKLVIIR is encoded by the coding sequence ATGAGAATCTTATTGCTCCTCGTGTGGAGCTTGGGTTTGAGTCAATGGTCCATGGCTCAATCCTCGGCGACACACACCATCCGGGATATTCAATTTCGCAACCCCCAAGACCTTGGCAATTGCAAGGACCTTTCTCCATTGTTTGAGGATACCGTCACCATCCATGCATCTGTAGTCATGGACGGCGGTATGGCACAAGCTGCATTTGGCCGAAACCTCTGGCTTCAAGATACCCTTGGCCCTTGGGGCGGACTAAACCTACACACCACGGGGGTTCCTATCCCTGTGACAGGCATCGATGTCCTCGATTTGATTCAGGGAGATTCCATCGAAATCAATGGAATCATCCGCAAATTTGGACACGAAACCATCATTACTCCACTCAAAATTCAATTGCTGGTGCCGGGGAGAACCATCATCCCCAACCCCATCGACATTGCTGCGCTCAATGGCCCGGTAGAAAATCGGCCACAGACGGGCGAGCAATGGGAAGGGGCCTATGTCGAGTTGAATAACCTGGTGGTGGATGCTCATTTATATAGCTCCAATCAGAATCGCATAAACCTCAGATTGCGTGATGAGCTAGGCAATACCTTGATTGTCGGGGACCGGTTTCCTGTATTGAACCTCCCCATCAATGGAGGGACATTTACTCCCCCGCCCATTGGCACTACCCTCTCCTACATTCGAGGAGTCATTTCTCATGCTGCCAATGGATGCTTTGGAGGAACCGGTCAAGGCTACATGCTATTTCCTTTCGATGAGAACGATTGGGCAGTCCAAACAGCTCCCCCCATCATATCGCAGGTCATCCGACATCCCGCCATCCCATCCAGCACCGATTCTGTGCGGTTTTCAGCCCAGATCGAGGACCCCGATGGTCAAGTTCAACATGCATTCCTACATATCCGCAAGGGAGTGAATGGCACGAATTGGCAAGTGCTTCCCATGCATCCCCAAGGCCCCATTTACCGAGCGACGATTTCATCATCTCAGCTCAATGATGGCGATCGGTTCCAATATTACATTTCCGCGATGGACGACGATTCCACATTGTCCTACTACCCCACCAATGGGTTGACGCAGCCAGCGATCTTCACCGTACGGGATGGAGGCCTGATTATTCCGGACTTGCAATACACACCGTATATGGATGGCAATTCGCCTTACCTCGGCCAGCAAGTCACCGTCCATGGTATAGTCACTGCGACCGATCTTCCAGGGGATTTGGGCAAAATTTACATGCAAGATCCCCTAGCAACTAGTTGGGCCGGAATCAGCATTTCCGGCACAGCCACCATTGAGACTGTGCAGCGGGGAGACCATATTCAAGTGACAGGAATGGTTGCAGAACGAGGCGGAAGAACTGAACTGATTGGGGTGACCAATCTCCATATCATAAGCACTGGCAACCCCATACCAAATCCGACCATTGCCGCTCCCGACCAGTTTTCCATCTACAATGGGACGACTACGGAGCCGTATGAATCCATGCTCATCACCCTCAGACATCCTCAGGGACAATCACTCTATGTGAATGATCCCAATCCAGATTCCAACAATGGCAACAACTTCGGAGAATATCGGGTCGGGCTCAATCCCGCGCTTAGCACCATTGGCTGCCGTATCCTTGCAGGAAGAACCACATCGGATGATATCGTCAGCTCCCTGTATGTCTCTTTCGTGAACGACTCAGCTTGGGTATTTGAATCTGGCGAACTCCAAGTCCCTGCATGTATCGTAGCGCTCGGTGATACTTTGGAAGAAATCACAGGCATCATGACCTACGATTTCGGCAATATGAAACTACTCCCCCGAAATAATGCAGATGTGATTGCATACCGAGGTGCCAATTGCCTCGATGGTTCGGTATCAGTAGAAAAACCGATTCGATCAAATTGGAACCTCTACCCCAACCCTGCCGAGCGGATCGTTCATTTGAGTGGTTGGGAAGCAGGCGCCCCTCTCACATTGGAAGTATTTGACCTGGCTGGGGGCAAGGTGCTCCAACGAGACATTCCCGCACATCAAACGGATTTCCGATGGGATATTTCCGAATTGGCTTCGGGGACTTACGTACTTCGAATGGGGCCTGAATACTTGCCCAAGAAACTGGTGATCATTCGCTAG